One Clavibacter zhangzhiyongii genomic region harbors:
- the ribD gene encoding bifunctional diaminohydroxyphosphoribosylaminopyrimidine deaminase/5-amino-6-(5-phosphoribosylamino)uracil reductase RibD → MHDDPTAAPASALAHADGDGDALARAMRRGLELAAEGPAWGANPRVGCVILDARGRVIAEGRHRGAGSAHAEVDALRQLPAGGARGATAVVTLEPCNHTGRTGPCAAALVEAGVARVAYAVADPGDQSSGGADRLRAAGVEVVAGVLAEEAGAFLRVWLGSARLGRPFVTAKWASSLDGRIAAADGTSRWITGPAARHDVHRRRAEADAILVGTGTVLADDPALTARRPDGIPYPHQPAPVVLGDRAIPDDAAVRRHPRRLIRLPGHDPAEALAELGRRGIRHVFVEGGPTVVSALLAAGLVDEVVAYLAPVLLGGPRTATGDLGVPSMPAAHRLTLISTTRLGDDLLVTARPTTEGQ, encoded by the coding sequence ATGCACGACGACCCGACGGCAGCCCCCGCGAGCGCGCTCGCGCACGCGGACGGCGACGGCGACGCCCTCGCGCGCGCCATGCGCCGCGGCCTCGAGCTCGCCGCCGAGGGACCCGCCTGGGGCGCGAACCCGCGCGTCGGGTGCGTGATCCTCGACGCCCGCGGCCGCGTCATCGCGGAGGGCCGCCACCGCGGGGCCGGATCCGCGCACGCCGAGGTCGACGCGCTCCGGCAGCTGCCCGCGGGCGGGGCGCGCGGAGCCACCGCGGTCGTCACGCTCGAGCCCTGCAACCACACGGGCCGAACCGGTCCCTGCGCGGCCGCGCTGGTCGAGGCCGGCGTCGCGCGCGTCGCCTACGCGGTCGCCGACCCGGGCGACCAGTCCTCCGGCGGGGCCGACCGGCTCCGCGCCGCGGGCGTCGAGGTGGTCGCCGGCGTGCTCGCGGAGGAGGCCGGGGCGTTCCTGCGGGTCTGGCTCGGATCCGCCCGCCTCGGTCGCCCCTTCGTCACGGCCAAGTGGGCCTCCAGCCTCGACGGGCGCATCGCCGCCGCGGACGGCACGAGCCGCTGGATCACCGGGCCCGCCGCGCGCCACGACGTGCACCGCCGCCGCGCGGAGGCCGACGCGATCCTCGTGGGCACCGGCACCGTGCTCGCCGACGACCCCGCGCTCACCGCCCGCCGGCCCGACGGGATCCCGTACCCGCACCAGCCCGCGCCCGTCGTGCTCGGCGACCGCGCGATCCCGGACGACGCGGCCGTGCGCCGCCACCCGCGCCGCCTCATCCGCCTCCCCGGACACGACCCGGCCGAGGCGCTCGCGGAGCTCGGCCGCCGCGGGATCCGCCACGTCTTCGTGGAGGGCGGCCCCACGGTCGTCTCCGCGCTCCTCGCCGCCGGGCTCGTGGACGAGGTGGTCGCGTACCTCGCGCCCGTCCTCCTCGGCGGCCCCCGCACCGCGACCGGCGACCTCGGCGTGCCGAGCATGCCGGCCGCCCACCGACTCACCCTCATCAGCACGACGCGGCTCGGGGACGACCTCCTCGTGACCGCGCGACCCACCACGGAAGGCCAGTGA
- a CDS encoding HAD family hydrolase yields the protein MTLRLVLLDLDDTLVDHRGAVADGITAHLAARGFLDGSDAAEVERAVALWVALEEQHYHRYLAGELDYQGQRRARARGFLAAWGAADAAALDDDAATDAWFAGYLRGYEESWRTLPGAHEALDEIERRHPGVRFGVVTNGERSQQEPKIAAAGLTARLDPVVCSGDLAFTKPDPRIFLLACREAGVDPADAVMVGDRLRTDALGAADAGLAGGIWLDPDAGSADPARDPAGDPERGWPDVPAEDRERAERAGIARITALGQLAEAVDALIGS from the coding sequence ATGACCCTCCGGCTGGTCCTGCTCGACCTCGACGACACGCTGGTCGACCACCGCGGCGCCGTGGCCGACGGGATCACCGCGCACCTCGCCGCGCGCGGGTTCCTCGACGGGTCCGACGCCGCCGAGGTCGAGCGGGCCGTCGCGCTGTGGGTCGCGCTCGAGGAGCAGCACTACCACCGGTACCTCGCGGGCGAGCTCGACTACCAGGGGCAGCGGCGGGCGCGGGCGCGCGGGTTCCTCGCCGCCTGGGGAGCCGCGGACGCCGCGGCCCTCGACGACGACGCCGCGACCGACGCGTGGTTCGCCGGCTACCTGCGCGGCTACGAGGAGTCGTGGCGCACGCTGCCGGGCGCGCACGAGGCGCTCGACGAGATCGAGCGCCGTCACCCGGGCGTGCGCTTCGGCGTGGTGACCAACGGCGAGCGCAGCCAGCAGGAGCCGAAGATCGCCGCCGCGGGACTCACCGCGCGGCTCGACCCCGTCGTCTGCTCGGGCGACCTCGCGTTCACGAAGCCCGACCCGCGGATCTTCCTTCTCGCCTGCCGGGAGGCGGGCGTCGACCCGGCCGACGCGGTCATGGTGGGCGACCGGCTCCGCACCGACGCGCTCGGCGCGGCCGACGCGGGCCTCGCGGGCGGCATCTGGCTCGATCCCGACGCGGGCTCGGCGGATCCGGCGCGCGACCCCGCGGGCGACCCGGAGCGCGGCTGGCCGGACGTGCCGGCCGAGGACCGGGAGCGGGCCGAGCGCGCGGGCATCGCGCGCATCACCGCGCTCGGCCAGCTCGCCGAGGCCGTGGACGCGCTGATCGGCTCCTGA